In one Ischnura elegans chromosome 13, ioIscEleg1.1, whole genome shotgun sequence genomic region, the following are encoded:
- the LOC124170414 gene encoding uncharacterized protein LOC124170414 produces the protein MTEVYIPVQDCLLPRDDNLSFEGGGAVDDNLGPCVETTDCIQDEIENNSQPTCSAQTTEIYIPVPDCLLPRDDKLFHIKDENEDHLSEENNPMLYTTDPAGSDASDPLATDDLSDPVRYKCSYVKEDLTSDDEGHILNDCTDGVSSKLIHQDSFDQSGIKTGSPSVKADQSSDDEGRDAHNNITDGTTNELVLQASDQPTSTENGELIQNQTMAMESMTEAVGECS, from the exons atgactgaagtataCATTCCTGTGCAAGACTGCTTATTGCCCAGGGATGATAATTTG agttttgaaggaggaggggcagttgatgacaatttggggccttgtgtggagactacggactgcattcaagacgagattgaaaacaattcacagcccacatgctcagcccaaaccactgaaatatacatcCCTGTGCCAGATTGCCTTCTACCCAGGGATGAcaagttg TTTCATATAAAAGATGAGAACGAAGATCACCTCAGCGAGGAGAATAATCCCATGCTGTACACGACCGATCCAGCTGGAAGTGATGCCtctgacccattggccactgatgacctg agtgatccggTAAGATACAAGTGCTCTTATGTTAAAGAAGATTTGACTAGCGATGATGAAGGACATATACTCAATGATTGCACTGATGGTGTCTCAAGCAAACTGATACATCAAGACTCTTTtgatcag AGTGGCATAAAAACAGGGTCCCCTTCTGTAAAAGCAGATCAGAGCAGTGATGATGAAGGACGAGATGCACACAATAATATCACTGATGGCACCACAAACGAACTGGTGCTCCAAGCCTCTGATcag cctacttctaCAGAGAACGGAGAGCTGATTCAGAATCagacaatggccatggagtctatgacggagGCAGTGGGTGAGTGCTCTTAA